A genomic region of Scomber japonicus isolate fScoJap1 chromosome 5, fScoJap1.pri, whole genome shotgun sequence contains the following coding sequences:
- the LOC128359291 gene encoding cholesterol side-chain cleavage enzyme, mitochondrial — MARWSVWRSPVMLPLSWTEVLTTSGVRCNSSMPVVRQVYPESSSIVRPFSEIPGLWKNGAANLYNFWKLDGFRNLHRIMLQNFNTFGPIYREKIGYYDSVNIINPEDAAILFKAEGHYPKRLKVEAWTSYRDYRNRKYGVLLKSGEDWRSNRVILNKEVISPKVLENFVPLLDEVGNDFVARIHKKINRNGHNKWTTDLSQELFKYALESVSSVLYGERLGLMLDYIDPEAQHFIDCITLMFKTTSPMLYIPPGLLRRIGAKVWRDHVEAWDGIFSQADRCIQNIYRQLRQENDNQKKYPGVLASLLMLDKLSIEDIKASVTELMAGGVDTTSITLLWTLYELARHPNLQEELRAEVAAARAESQGDMMAMLKRIPLVKGALKETLRLHPVAVSLQRYTAEDIIIQNYHIPAGTLVQLGLYAMGRDPKVFFRPEQYLPSRWLRTETHYFRSLGFGFGPRQCLGRRIAETEMQIFLIHMLENFRVEKQRHVEVQSTFELILLPDKPIMLTLKSLHNSR, encoded by the exons ATGGCCAGGTGGAGTGTGTGGCGTAGCCCTGTGATGTTGCCCCTCTCCTGGACAGAGGTGCTGACAACATCAGGAGTTCGCTGCAACAGCAGTATGCCGGTGGTCAGACAGGTGTACCCGGAAAGCAGCAGCATTGTCAGGCCTTTCAGTGAGATTCCTGGGCTGTGGAAGAATGGAGCAGCCAACTTGTACAATTTCTGGAAACTGGATGGCTTCAGAAATCTTCACCGTATCATGTTGCAGAACTTCAACACATTTGGACCCATTTACAG AGAAAAAATAGGTTACTATGACAGTGTAAATATTATCAACCCTGAGGATGCTGCCATCCTGTTCAAAGCAGAGGGACATTATCCTAAAAGGCTGAAAGTTGAAGCGTGGACATCATACAGAGACTACAGGAATCGCAAATATGGAGTTTTACTAAA AAGTGGAGAAGACTGGAGATCAAATCGGGTAATTCTCAACAAGGAGGTGATCTCTCCGAAGGTGCTGGAAAACTTTGTGCCTTTGCTGGATGAAGTGGGCAATGATTTTGTGGCCAGAATACACAAGAAGATAAACCGAAATGGCCACAACAAATGGACCACAGACCTCTCTCAAGAACTCTTTAAATATGCACTAGAAT CGGTGAGCTCAGTGCTGTACGGTGAGCGTCTGGGTTTGATGCTGGACTACATTGATCCTGAAGCTCAACATTTCATTGACTGTATCACCCTCATGTTCAAGACTACCTCACCCATGCTGTACATACCTCCTGGGCTACTCAGGCGGATTGGAGCAAAAGTGTGGCGGGACCATGTTGAGGCCTGGGATGGCATCTTCAGCCAAG CGGACCGCTGCATCCAGAACATCTACAGGCAGTTACGTCAGGAGAATGACAATCAAAAGAAATACCCAGGAGTCCTGGCCAGCCTGCTCATGCTGGACAAGCTGTCCATTGAAGACATCAAGGCCAGTGTCACTGAACTAATGGCTGGAGGAGTTGATACG aCTTCTATAACTTTGCTGTGGACATTGTATGAACTGGCCAGACACCCCAacctccaggaggagctgagggCGGAGGTTGCTGCTGCCCGAGCTGAAAGCCAGGGAGACATGATGGCGATGCTGAAGCGGATTCCCTTAGTCAAGGGGGCTCTGAAGGAAACCCTGAG GTTACATCCAGTTGCAGTGAGCTTGCAAAGATACACAGCAGAAGATATCATTATTCAAAACTACCACATTCCAGCTGGG acTCTGGTCCAGTTGGGATTGTACGCAATGGGAAGAGATCCCAAGGTGTTTTTCCGCCCGGAGCAATATCTGCCCTCCCGCTGGCTGAGGACAGAGACCCACTACTTCAGGAGCCTGGGCTTTGGATTTGGCCCACGTCAGTGTTTAGGACGCAGAATAGCTGAGACAGAGATGCAAATCTTCCTTATCCAT ATGCTTGAGAACTTCAGAGTGGAGAAACAGCGTCATGTGGAAGTGCAGAGTACCTTTGAGCTTATTCTCTTACCAGATAAGCCCATAATGTTGACTTTGAAGTCCTTACACAATAGTCGGTAA